One stretch of Streptomyces sp. MMBL 11-1 DNA includes these proteins:
- a CDS encoding MBL fold metallo-hydrolase, producing MTYSGAVRVGGPASVHELTDLMISKVAVGGMNNNAYLLRCRATGEQLLIDAAAEPETLLALIGDDGIASVVTTHRHGDHWQALAEVVGATGARTYAGRYDAEGIPVPTDVLVEDGDTVTVGRVELTARHLVGHTPGSIALVYDDPHGAPHLFTGDCLFPGGPGRTTNPSEFTSLMDGLEEKIFGVLPDETWIYPGHGNDTTLGDERPLLGEWRTRGW from the coding sequence ATGACGTACAGCGGAGCGGTGAGGGTCGGCGGACCGGCGAGCGTGCACGAACTGACGGATCTGATGATCTCCAAGGTCGCGGTCGGCGGGATGAACAACAACGCCTATCTGCTGCGCTGCCGGGCGACCGGTGAGCAGCTGCTGATCGACGCGGCCGCCGAGCCGGAGACCCTGCTGGCGCTGATCGGTGACGACGGAATCGCCTCCGTCGTCACCACCCACCGGCACGGGGACCACTGGCAGGCGCTGGCCGAGGTGGTCGGGGCGACCGGCGCCCGGACGTACGCGGGCCGCTACGACGCCGAGGGCATCCCCGTGCCGACCGACGTCCTGGTCGAGGACGGCGACACGGTCACGGTCGGCCGGGTCGAGCTGACCGCCCGCCATCTGGTCGGTCACACCCCGGGCTCCATCGCCCTGGTCTACGACGACCCGCACGGCGCTCCGCATCTGTTCACCGGGGACTGCCTGTTCCCCGGAGGCCCCGGGCGGACAACAAACCCTAGTGAGTTCACGTCGCTCATGGACGGCCTTGAAGAAAAGATCTTCGGGGTCCTTCCGGACGAGACCTGGATTTACCCGGGGCATGGAAACGACACCACCCTCGGCGACGAACGTCCTCTGCTCGGCGAGTGGCGGACGCGAGGCTGGTAG
- a CDS encoding HNH endonuclease signature motif containing protein yields the protein MQNEPKYFPYGSSRPLTRLRQYKRWIQNGWALDLNDAVRLNGLLRRNAHYALINYEADRYPVRQAQIMVRRREHLTKVVLAAAVSCTVCGETGPTRITHIVPPSQGGTDSLRNLVPCCEDCCQQVGEWPEKPKWPQSSFARDVAFRLGL from the coding sequence ATGCAGAACGAACCGAAGTACTTCCCTTACGGCTCGTCGCGCCCACTCACCCGGCTCCGCCAGTACAAGCGGTGGATCCAGAACGGGTGGGCGCTCGACCTGAACGACGCGGTCCGGCTCAACGGGCTGCTGCGCCGTAACGCTCACTACGCGCTGATCAACTACGAGGCCGACCGCTACCCGGTGCGGCAGGCTCAGATCATGGTCCGGCGGCGGGAGCACCTCACCAAGGTTGTGCTGGCCGCGGCTGTGTCGTGCACGGTGTGTGGTGAGACCGGGCCGACCCGGATCACGCACATCGTTCCGCCGTCCCAAGGGGGCACGGACTCGTTGCGGAACCTGGTCCCGTGCTGTGAGGACTGCTGCCAGCAGGTGGGCGAGTGGCCGGAGAAGCCGAAGTGGCCCCAGTCCTCGTTCGCGCGGGACGTGGCGTTCCGGTTGGGGCTGTGA
- a CDS encoding GNAT family N-acetyltransferase codes for MADWTFRRLDGAQADRDREVLADVYEEAYAEKLDGAFRSRNGFLDRLSSYVQRPGFELVQALDDDTLLGYIFGFGIAPSGGWWGGFKGDVPAEVLDLTKQEKVFAISELMVRPQARRQGIAHLLHDQLLAGRSETLGTILVDPNNTPARSAYYAWGWEKLGDIQPFENSPVFESLTKRL; via the coding sequence ATGGCGGACTGGACGTTCCGGCGACTCGATGGTGCACAAGCGGACCGAGACCGTGAGGTGCTCGCTGATGTGTACGAGGAGGCTTACGCCGAGAAGCTCGACGGGGCGTTCCGCTCCCGCAACGGGTTCCTCGACCGGCTGTCCAGCTACGTACAGCGCCCCGGCTTCGAACTCGTCCAGGCCCTCGACGACGACACCCTCCTCGGGTACATCTTCGGGTTCGGCATAGCTCCATCAGGCGGCTGGTGGGGCGGCTTCAAGGGCGACGTACCGGCCGAGGTTCTGGACCTGACGAAGCAGGAGAAGGTCTTCGCGATCTCCGAGCTAATGGTCCGCCCGCAGGCACGCCGCCAGGGCATCGCCCACCTCCTCCACGACCAACTGCTCGCCGGGCGTTCCGAGACGCTGGGAACGATCCTCGTCGACCCGAACAACACCCCCGCCCGGTCGGCGTACTATGCGTGGGGATGGGAGAAGCTCGGCGACATCCAGCCGTTCGAGAACTCCCCGGTGTTCGAGTCCCTCACCAAGCGCCTCTGA
- a CDS encoding ATP-binding protein, whose protein sequence is MTVTATPRPTGHPGYTETLPCETQSARAARRLVLVALAVWGQEQLTDDGQLIVTELVANAAQHTSSHLIRVRITYQDDAFVRIGVVDKSRRLPTATPAGDGDTSGRGLALINALATQWGCDPLPWGKRVWADLTCERNP, encoded by the coding sequence ATGACTGTGACCGCCACGCCGCGCCCCACAGGGCACCCCGGGTACACCGAGACGCTGCCGTGCGAAACACAGAGCGCCAGGGCAGCACGTCGTCTCGTCCTCGTCGCGCTCGCCGTATGGGGTCAGGAGCAGCTCACCGACGACGGTCAGCTGATCGTGACCGAGCTGGTTGCGAACGCCGCTCAGCACACCTCCAGCCACCTGATCCGGGTGCGCATCACATACCAGGACGACGCGTTCGTCCGGATCGGTGTGGTCGACAAGTCCCGCCGCCTCCCGACGGCCACCCCCGCGGGCGACGGCGACACCAGCGGGCGAGGTCTGGCTCTCATCAACGCCCTGGCGACCCAGTGGGGCTGCGACCCGCTGCCCTGGGGGAAACGTGTCTGGGCTGATCTGACATGCGAGAGGAACCCGTGA